A genomic stretch from Desulfolutivibrio sulfodismutans DSM 3696 includes:
- the nifH gene encoding nitrogenase iron protein, translated as MRKIAIYGKGGIGKSTTTQNTVAGLAEMGKKVMVVGCDPKADSTRLLLHGLAQKSVLDSLREEGEDVELDDILKEGFGGIMCTESGGPEPGVGCAGRGIITSINMLEQLGAYEEDKKLDYAFYDVLGDVVCGGFAMPIRDGKAEEIYIVCSGEMMAMYAANNICKGIVKYADTGGVRLGGIICNSRKVDNEKEMIEELCRQLGTQMIHFMPRDNMVQKAEIHRKTVIDYDPTHPQADEYRALAKKIDQNEMFVIPKPLEINKLEKMLIDFGIAN; from the coding sequence ATGCGCAAGATAGCGATTTACGGCAAGGGCGGCATCGGCAAATCCACCACCACACAGAACACGGTGGCCGGACTGGCCGAAATGGGCAAAAAGGTCATGGTTGTGGGTTGCGACCCCAAGGCCGACTCCACCCGCCTGCTCCTGCACGGTTTGGCCCAGAAGTCGGTCCTCGACTCCCTGCGCGAGGAAGGCGAGGACGTGGAGCTCGACGACATCCTCAAGGAAGGCTTCGGCGGCATCATGTGCACCGAGTCCGGCGGTCCCGAGCCCGGCGTCGGCTGTGCGGGCCGGGGCATCATCACCTCCATCAACATGCTCGAGCAGCTCGGGGCCTACGAGGAAGACAAAAAGCTCGACTACGCCTTCTACGACGTCCTGGGCGACGTGGTGTGCGGCGGATTCGCCATGCCGATTCGCGACGGCAAGGCCGAGGAAATCTACATCGTCTGTTCCGGCGAGATGATGGCCATGTACGCCGCCAACAACATCTGCAAGGGCATCGTGAAATACGCCGACACCGGCGGCGTGCGCCTGGGCGGCATCATCTGCAACAGCCGCAAGGTCGACAACGAAAAAGAGATGATCGAGGAACTGTGCCGCCAGTTGGGCACCCAGATGATCCACTTCATGCCCCGCGACAACATGGTGCAGAAGGCCGAAATCCACCGCAAGACGGTCATCGACTACGACCCGACCCACCCCCAGGCCGACGAATACCGCGCCCTGGCCAAAAAGATCGACCAGAACGAGATGTTCGTCATCCCCAAACCCCTGGAAATCAACAAGCTGGAAAAGATGCTCATCGACTTCGGCATCGCCAACTAG
- the cdaA gene encoding diadenylate cyclase CdaA: MNVLQWWENLHFTWRELLDIAIVTFIFYRGMLLVKGTRAVSIVHGFLLIIIIYYVSGEFGLNTLHWLLTNFLGSIFLVVIILFQADIRRALSTMGTGLFWKRTRRSEMAETLVREVVLAVFRMAKSRTGALIVIERDILLGDVVQRGVELSATVSKELLLSIFYVGTPLHDGAVVISRDRIAAAGCILPLAAVAGLDSDYGTRHRAALGITEESDALAVVVSEERGVVSLAENGEIVSCLDEAALKEKLWDVWGRRI; this comes from the coding sequence GTGAACGTTCTCCAGTGGTGGGAAAACCTGCATTTCACATGGCGGGAGCTTTTGGACATCGCCATCGTGACCTTTATCTTCTACCGGGGCATGCTGCTGGTCAAAGGCACCCGGGCCGTGTCCATCGTCCACGGCTTTTTACTGATCATCATCATCTATTACGTCTCCGGCGAATTCGGCCTGAACACCCTGCACTGGCTTCTCACCAACTTCCTGGGCTCCATCTTCCTGGTGGTCATCATCCTGTTCCAGGCCGACATCCGGCGCGCCCTGTCCACCATGGGCACGGGGCTGTTCTGGAAACGGACCCGGCGCTCCGAGATGGCCGAAACCCTGGTGCGCGAGGTGGTGCTGGCGGTCTTTCGCATGGCCAAGTCCCGGACCGGGGCGCTCATCGTCATTGAGCGGGACATCCTTTTGGGCGACGTGGTCCAGCGGGGCGTGGAGTTGTCAGCCACAGTCAGCAAGGAGCTTTTGTTGTCCATTTTCTACGTCGGCACCCCCCTGCATGACGGGGCCGTGGTCATCAGCCGCGACCGCATCGCCGCCGCCGGATGCATTCTTCCCCTGGCCGCGGTGGCGGGGCTCGATTCGGACTACGGCACCCGGCACCGGGCGGCCCTGGGCATCACCGAGGAGTCCGACGCCCTGGCCGTGGTGGTTTCCGAGGAGCGCGGGGTGGTGTCTTTGGCCGAAAACGGCGAGATCGTGTCCTGCCTGGACGAGGCGGCCCTCAAGGAAAAATTGTGGGACGTGTGGGGACGGCGGATATGA
- the nifD gene encoding nitrogenase molybdenum-iron protein alpha chain: MSTTPKNLEELKKELLDKMPTKVARKRDKAIVPGAESGETIPVIQANVRTIPGILTQRGCTYAGCKGVVLGPTRDIVNLTHGPIGCGYYSWLTRRNQTDAGEDGDNYIPYCLSTDMTENDIVFGGEKKLRAAIKEAYDNFKPKSISVFATCPVGLIGDDIHAVTRQMQEELGITVFANSCEGYKGVSQSAGHHIANNQIFRHVIGTDDTPVEGKYKINLLGEYNIGGDAFEIERIFEKCGITLLATFSGNSTITQFRQAHHADLNTVMCHRSLNYVAEMMETKFGIPWIKINFIGAEATAKSLRRIAAYFEDPELMARVEQVIAEEMPAVKAAAAEVLPRTTGKTAMLFVGGSRAHHYQDLFREIGMETLAAGYEFAHRDDYEGRHVLSTIKVDADSRNIEELEIEPDPVRYNPRKTPEQIKALEDQGVRFKVYEGLIGEMKKEALIIDDINQYETHKIIELMKPDIFCAGIKEKYIIQKMGVPLKQLHNYDMGGPYAGFVGAVNWYHEIDRLVNTKVWSLIKAPWNDNGPELEAAYVAD; encoded by the coding sequence ATGAGCACGACTCCCAAAAACCTGGAAGAGCTTAAAAAAGAGCTCTTGGACAAGATGCCCACCAAGGTCGCCCGCAAGCGCGACAAGGCCATCGTCCCAGGGGCCGAGTCCGGCGAGACCATCCCCGTCATCCAGGCCAACGTCCGCACCATCCCCGGCATCCTCACCCAGCGCGGCTGCACCTACGCCGGCTGCAAGGGCGTGGTTCTGGGGCCCACCCGGGACATCGTCAACCTGACCCACGGCCCCATCGGCTGCGGATACTATTCCTGGCTCACCCGCCGCAACCAGACCGACGCGGGCGAGGATGGCGACAACTACATCCCCTACTGCCTCTCCACGGACATGACCGAAAACGACATCGTGTTCGGCGGCGAAAAGAAGCTGCGCGCGGCCATAAAAGAGGCCTACGACAACTTCAAGCCCAAGAGCATCTCGGTTTTCGCCACCTGTCCCGTGGGGCTCATCGGCGACGACATCCACGCCGTGACCCGCCAGATGCAGGAGGAACTGGGCATCACCGTGTTCGCCAACTCCTGCGAAGGCTACAAGGGCGTCTCCCAGTCCGCCGGGCACCACATCGCCAACAACCAGATCTTTCGACACGTCATCGGCACGGACGACACCCCGGTCGAGGGCAAGTACAAGATCAACCTGCTTGGCGAATACAACATCGGCGGCGACGCCTTCGAGATCGAGCGTATCTTCGAGAAGTGCGGCATCACGCTTCTGGCCACCTTCTCGGGCAACTCCACCATCACCCAGTTCCGCCAGGCCCACCACGCCGACTTGAACACCGTCATGTGCCACCGCTCGCTCAACTACGTGGCCGAGATGATGGAGACCAAGTTCGGCATCCCCTGGATAAAGATCAACTTCATCGGGGCCGAGGCCACGGCCAAATCGCTTCGGCGCATCGCGGCCTACTTCGAAGATCCCGAGCTCATGGCCCGGGTGGAGCAGGTCATCGCCGAGGAAATGCCTGCCGTGAAGGCCGCTGCGGCCGAAGTCCTGCCCCGCACCACGGGCAAGACGGCCATGCTGTTCGTGGGCGGCTCCCGGGCCCACCACTACCAGGATCTGTTCCGCGAGATCGGCATGGAGACCCTGGCCGCCGGATACGAATTCGCCCACCGCGACGACTACGAAGGCCGCCATGTGCTGTCCACCATCAAGGTGGACGCCGATTCGCGCAACATCGAAGAGCTTGAGATCGAGCCCGATCCGGTGCGCTACAATCCCCGCAAGACCCCGGAACAGATCAAGGCCCTTGAGGACCAGGGCGTGCGCTTCAAGGTTTACGAAGGCCTGATCGGCGAGATGAAAAAAGAGGCCCTGATCATCGACGACATCAACCAGTACGAGACGCACAAGATCATTGAGCTCATGAAGCCGGACATCTTCTGCGCGGGCATCAAGGAAAAGTACATCATCCAGAAGATGGGCGTGCCGCTCAAGCAGTTGCACAACTACGACATGGGCGGCCCCTATGCCGGATTCGTCGGCGCCGTCAACTGGTACCACGAGATCGACCGTCTGGTGAACACCAAGGTCTGGAGCCTGATCAAGGCCCCCTGGAACGACAACGGCCCCGAACTCGAAGCCGCCTACGTGGCCGACTAG
- a CDS encoding ethanolamine ammonia-lyase subunit EutB, whose protein sequence is MRTCTIGGVSYRFPDLAGLLAKATPHRSGDALAGLAAETEAERVAARFVLADTPLSDFLEHPLIPPEIDEITRLILETHDRAAFAPVSGMSVGQFRDWLLSEAADAASLAALAPGLTPEMAAAVSKIMRNQDLILAAAKIRNVTAFRTTIGLPGRIATRLQPNHPTDDPTGILASAIDGLALGSGDACIGINPATDSPANVLRLLHMLDELRQRYAIPAQSCVLTHVTTTLELVRQGAPVDLVFQSIGGTEAVNSSFGVNLALLAEARDAALSLHRGTVGQNVMYFETGQGSALSAGAHHGVDQQTLEARAYGVARAFSPLLVNTVVGFIGPEYLYDGRQIIRAGLEDVFCGKLLGLPMGADVCYTNHAEADQDDMDVLLTLLGVAGCAFVIGVPGADDIMLNYQSTSFHDALYLRRVLGLSPAPEFAVWLAAMGLFDDQGRPRGVGPGHPLLELPHDLR, encoded by the coding sequence ATGAGGACATGCACTATTGGCGGGGTAAGCTACCGTTTTCCGGACCTGGCCGGGCTTTTGGCCAAGGCCACGCCGCATCGCTCGGGGGACGCCCTGGCCGGGCTTGCCGCCGAAACCGAGGCCGAGCGCGTGGCGGCCCGGTTCGTCCTGGCCGACACGCCGCTTTCCGACTTTTTGGAGCATCCGCTGATTCCCCCCGAGATCGACGAGATCACCCGGCTGATCCTTGAGACCCATGACCGGGCCGCGTTTGCCCCGGTGTCCGGGATGAGCGTGGGGCAGTTTCGGGACTGGCTGTTGTCCGAGGCCGCCGACGCCGCGAGTCTTGCCGCCCTGGCCCCTGGCCTGACCCCGGAGATGGCCGCGGCCGTGTCCAAGATCATGCGCAACCAGGATCTGATCCTGGCGGCCGCCAAAATCCGCAATGTGACCGCCTTTCGCACCACCATCGGCCTGCCTGGCCGGATAGCCACCCGCCTCCAGCCCAACCATCCCACGGACGACCCCACGGGAATCCTGGCCTCAGCCATCGACGGCCTGGCCCTGGGCAGCGGCGACGCCTGCATCGGCATCAATCCCGCCACGGACAGCCCGGCCAACGTGCTGCGCCTTTTGCACATGCTCGACGAATTGCGGCAGCGCTACGCCATCCCCGCCCAAAGCTGCGTACTGACCCATGTTACGACCACCCTGGAACTGGTGCGCCAGGGCGCTCCGGTGGATCTGGTCTTCCAGTCCATCGGCGGCACCGAGGCCGTCAACAGCAGTTTCGGGGTGAACTTGGCCCTTTTGGCCGAGGCCCGGGACGCGGCCCTGTCGCTTCATCGGGGGACCGTGGGCCAAAATGTCATGTATTTCGAGACCGGCCAGGGTTCGGCCCTGTCCGCCGGGGCGCATCACGGCGTGGACCAGCAGACCCTGGAGGCCCGGGCTTACGGCGTGGCCCGGGCGTTTTCACCCCTTTTGGTGAACACCGTGGTGGGGTTCATCGGGCCGGAATACCTCTACGACGGCAGGCAGATCATCCGGGCCGGGCTTGAGGACGTCTTTTGCGGCAAGCTTCTGGGCCTGCCCATGGGGGCGGACGTGTGCTACACCAACCACGCCGAGGCCGACCAGGACGACATGGACGTGCTGTTGACCCTGCTTGGCGTGGCCGGATGCGCCTTCGTCATCGGCGTGCCCGGGGCCGACGACATCATGCTCAATTACCAGAGCACCTCGTTCCATGACGCCCTGTACCTTCGCCGGGTGCTGGGGCTTTCGCCCGCGCCGGAGTTTGCGGTCTGGCTTGCGGCCATGGGCCTTTTCGACGACCAGGGGCGGCCCCGGGGCGTCGGTCCCGGACACCCTTTGCTGGAGTTGCCCCATGACCTGCGCTGA
- the ftsH gene encoding ATP-dependent zinc metalloprotease FtsH, giving the protein MNSFAKNIMLWAAISLVMVVLFNLFNQPQSPSAKFSYSEFVQKVTAGEVVSVKIQGRKISGVTSDGSKFMTYTPEDPGMVGMLMQNKVQVMAEPEEESPWYMTLLISWFPMLLLVGVWIFFMRQMQNGSGRAMSFGRSRARMISQESTKITFDDVAGVDEAKEELSEVVQFLSDPKRFTRLGGRIPKGVLLVGSPGTGKTLLARAVAGEAGVPFFSISGSDFVEMFVGVGAARVRDLFLQGKKSAPCLIFIDEIDAVGRQRGAGLGGGHDEREQTLNQLLVEMDGFESNEGVILIAATNRPDVLDPALLRPGRFDRQVVVPTPDVRGRKRILEVHTRKTPLNSGVDLEVLARGTPGFSGADLENLVNEAALQAAKVGKDHVAMEDFEHAKDKVLMGKERRSLILSDEEKRTTAYHEAGHALVARVLPGTDPIHKVSIIPRGMALGVTMQLPTDDRHNYSKDHLDKTLCVLMGGRVAEELVLNQLTTGAGNDIERATNMARKMVCKWGMSKELGPLSYGERDDEIFLGKDLVHHKNFSDETSRRIDAEVRKIVEDAYSRAQAILTENLEVLHAIAAALLERETISGADIDLIMRGEPLPPQDNPAPKNGQSGSAAGQPAPGAAAPQAAPASKAASEAGSKAGSETEEFSLEPGDEATGDAGNDAAKPRDPS; this is encoded by the coding sequence TTGAATAGTTTCGCGAAAAACATCATGCTTTGGGCGGCCATCTCCCTGGTCATGGTCGTCCTGTTCAATCTTTTCAACCAGCCCCAGTCGCCCAGCGCCAAGTTCTCCTATTCCGAGTTCGTTCAGAAGGTGACGGCCGGCGAGGTGGTTTCGGTCAAGATTCAGGGCCGCAAGATCAGCGGCGTGACCTCCGACGGCAGCAAGTTCATGACCTACACCCCCGAGGATCCGGGTATGGTGGGCATGCTCATGCAGAACAAGGTGCAGGTCATGGCCGAGCCCGAGGAGGAATCGCCCTGGTACATGACACTTTTGATCTCCTGGTTCCCCATGCTGCTTCTGGTCGGGGTGTGGATCTTTTTCATGCGCCAGATGCAAAACGGCAGCGGGAGGGCCATGTCCTTCGGGCGGTCCCGGGCCCGGATGATCTCCCAGGAATCGACCAAGATCACCTTCGACGACGTGGCCGGGGTGGACGAGGCCAAGGAAGAGCTGTCCGAGGTGGTGCAGTTTTTGTCCGATCCCAAACGGTTCACCCGCCTGGGCGGGCGCATCCCCAAGGGCGTGCTCCTGGTGGGCTCTCCGGGCACGGGCAAGACGCTTCTGGCCCGGGCCGTGGCCGGTGAGGCCGGGGTGCCGTTTTTCTCCATTTCCGGTTCCGACTTTGTGGAGATGTTCGTGGGCGTGGGCGCGGCCCGGGTGCGCGACCTGTTCCTGCAGGGCAAAAAAAGCGCCCCCTGTCTCATCTTCATCGACGAAATCGACGCCGTGGGCCGCCAGCGCGGGGCAGGCCTGGGCGGCGGGCACGACGAACGCGAACAGACCTTGAACCAGCTTTTGGTGGAGATGGACGGCTTCGAGTCCAACGAGGGGGTCATCCTCATCGCCGCCACCAACCGCCCCGACGTCCTGGACCCGGCCCTTTTGCGCCCCGGGCGTTTCGACCGCCAGGTGGTGGTTCCCACCCCGGACGTGCGCGGCAGAAAGCGCATCCTTGAGGTCCACACCCGCAAAACGCCGCTCAATTCCGGCGTGGATCTGGAGGTTCTGGCCCGGGGGACGCCGGGCTTCTCCGGCGCGGACCTGGAGAACCTGGTCAACGAGGCCGCGCTTCAGGCCGCCAAGGTGGGCAAGGACCACGTGGCCATGGAGGATTTCGAGCACGCCAAGGACAAGGTGCTCATGGGCAAGGAGCGCCGCAGCCTCATCCTCTCCGACGAGGAGAAGCGGACCACGGCCTACCATGAGGCCGGACACGCCCTGGTGGCCCGGGTGCTGCCCGGCACCGACCCCATCCACAAGGTGTCCATCATCCCGCGCGGCATGGCCCTGGGCGTCACCATGCAATTGCCCACGGACGACCGCCACAATTATTCCAAGGACCACCTGGACAAGACCCTGTGCGTGCTCATGGGCGGCCGGGTGGCCGAGGAGCTGGTGCTCAACCAGCTCACCACCGGGGCCGGCAACGACATCGAACGGGCCACCAACATGGCCCGCAAGATGGTGTGCAAGTGGGGCATGAGCAAGGAGCTTGGACCCCTGTCCTACGGCGAACGCGACGACGAGATCTTTTTGGGCAAGGACTTGGTGCATCACAAAAACTTCAGCGACGAGACCTCCCGGCGCATCGACGCCGAGGTCAGAAAGATCGTGGAGGACGCCTACAGTCGCGCTCAGGCCATCTTGACGGAAAACCTGGAGGTGCTGCACGCCATCGCGGCGGCCCTGCTCGAACGCGAGACCATCTCCGGGGCGGACATCGACCTGATCATGCGTGGCGAGCCCCTGCCGCCCCAGGACAATCCGGCTCCCAAAAACGGCCAGTCCGGTTCGGCCGCCGGTCAGCCCGCTCCGGGCGCTGCCGCGCCCCAGGCCGCGCCCGCTTCCAAAGCCGCTTCCGAGGCCGGTTCCAAGGCCGGTTCGGAGACGGAGGAATTTTCCCTGGAACCGGGGGACGAGGCCACAGGCGATGCCGGAAACGATGCTGCAAAACCCCGCGATCCCTCGTGA
- the folP gene encoding dihydropteroate synthase, whose protein sequence is MPETMLQNPAIPREAAPGFAVMAPGASGPASRHPGAPAQRSPETAAADESAAVSRFGPGSVWRLGGPQGGRALAPDPFLVAGIVNVTPDSFYDGGVHATCEAAVAHGLQLARDGADLVDVGGESTRPGSDPVPEAVELARVVPVVRELVRAVADPAFAVDPACAQGLFPPSSTRPLVSVDTTRAACAAACLEAGAAIVNDVSACSVDPGLVDVLVQYRPGYVLMHSQGTPKTMQAAPAYDDVVDEVLAFFERGLARLVAAGLPEEHVALDPGIGFGKLATHNLELLRGLPRFAALGRPIYLGLSNKSLFQGLFGLDVSARGPVTMTATALCGVRGAHVHRVHDVTAARQGLALARELFFHRACADGAGRGAP, encoded by the coding sequence ATGCCGGAAACGATGCTGCAAAACCCCGCGATCCCTCGTGAGGCCGCCCCGGGCTTTGCCGTGATGGCCCCTGGCGCATCCGGCCCGGCCTCCCGGCATCCCGGGGCCCCCGCCCAGCGCAGCCCTGAAACGGCGGCGGCCGATGAATCGGCCGCCGTCTCACGCTTTGGCCCGGGCTCCGTGTGGCGTCTGGGCGGCCCGCAAGGGGGGCGCGCCCTTGCGCCAGACCCGTTTTTGGTGGCGGGCATCGTCAACGTCACCCCGGATTCCTTTTACGACGGCGGCGTCCACGCCACCTGCGAGGCCGCCGTGGCCCATGGTCTCCAACTGGCCCGCGACGGCGCGGATCTGGTGGACGTGGGCGGCGAGTCCACCCGGCCCGGGAGCGATCCCGTTCCCGAGGCGGTGGAGCTGGCCCGGGTGGTTCCGGTGGTTCGGGAGCTGGTCCGGGCCGTTGCGGACCCGGCCTTTGCCGTCGACCCGGCCTGCGCCCAGGGTCTTTTCCCGCCGTCGTCGACCCGGCCCCTGGTGTCCGTGGACACCACCCGGGCCGCCTGCGCCGCCGCCTGCCTTGAGGCCGGGGCGGCGATCGTCAACGACGTGTCGGCGTGTTCCGTGGACCCCGGGCTGGTGGACGTTTTGGTCCAGTACCGGCCGGGATACGTGCTCATGCACAGCCAGGGGACGCCCAAGACCATGCAGGCGGCCCCGGCCTACGACGACGTGGTGGACGAGGTGCTGGCCTTTTTCGAACGCGGGCTGGCCCGCCTTGTCGCCGCCGGACTTCCCGAGGAGCATGTGGCCCTGGACCCGGGCATCGGCTTCGGCAAGCTGGCCACGCACAATCTGGAGCTTTTGCGCGGCCTGCCGCGTTTTGCCGCCCTGGGGCGGCCGATCTATCTGGGGCTTTCCAACAAGTCCCTTTTCCAGGGGCTTTTCGGGCTGGACGTGTCGGCGCGCGGCCCGGTGACCATGACCGCCACGGCGCTGTGCGGGGTGCGGGGGGCGCATGTCCACCGGGTGCATGACGTGACGGCGGCCAGGCAGGGCCTGGCCCTGGCCCGGGAGCTTTTTTTTCACCGCGCCTGCGCCGACGGGGCCGGAAGGGGTGCGCCGTGA
- a CDS encoding P-II family nitrogen regulator → MLTMVRAIVRPEKIDDVLSALMDAGFPAVTKFNVAGRGKQRGIKIGEIHYDEIPKVMLICVVKDDDKDYVIKTIMESARTGKQGSFGDGKIFVSPVEEMYTISSGTKES, encoded by the coding sequence ATGCTGACCATGGTGAGAGCCATCGTGCGCCCCGAGAAAATCGACGACGTCCTTTCCGCCCTCATGGACGCCGGATTCCCGGCCGTGACCAAGTTCAACGTGGCCGGGCGCGGCAAGCAGCGCGGCATCAAGATCGGGGAGATCCACTACGACGAGATCCCCAAAGTCATGCTCATCTGCGTGGTGAAGGACGACGACAAGGACTACGTGATCAAGACCATCATGGAGAGCGCCCGCACCGGCAAGCAGGGCTCCTTCGGCGACGGCAAGATCTTCGTCAGCCCCGTGGAGGAGATGTACACCATATCTTCCGGCACGAAGGAATCCTAA
- a CDS encoding P-II family nitrogen regulator has translation MKEVMAIIRMNKMNQTKKALADAGLPAFVALECLGRGRGLINQEVLKGAAEGNEEAIALLGTKGRLYPKRIVTVVVPDADVQKVVDTIIGVNKSGRAGDGKIMVMPIGDSVRVRTGEAGEAAVS, from the coding sequence ATGAAGGAAGTCATGGCGATCATCCGCATGAACAAGATGAATCAGACCAAAAAGGCCCTGGCCGACGCGGGCCTTCCGGCCTTCGTGGCCCTGGAGTGCCTGGGACGGGGACGCGGCCTGATCAATCAGGAAGTCCTTAAAGGCGCGGCCGAGGGCAACGAGGAGGCCATCGCCCTTCTTGGAACAAAGGGACGCCTGTATCCCAAACGCATCGTCACCGTGGTGGTCCCCGACGCCGACGTGCAAAAAGTCGTGGACACCATCATCGGCGTGAACAAGTCCGGCCGGGCCGGCGACGGCAAGATCATGGTCATGCCCATCGGCGATTCGGTCCGGGTGCGCACGGGCGAGGCCGGCGAGGCCGCCGTTTCCTGA
- a CDS encoding CdaR family protein yields the protein MKSNWQQLLLAFVLAVFCWYLVTGREKVDSWVPMKVEMTGMPDGLFIKGGMLGSVEVLVRGPRGMVRKIEESQLVYPLNLSGITPGKNMVGLDPVNIPISKVFDVVEIRPSRIELDVERRVSRDIPIKPVLGSPVPEGYVLAGTRVRPETARVTGAEKAVSAIEDIRTNPLTFGPASGAVVEERVGLAIPEGLEASPLSAMVTLHFAPRLGEATVRVPVRAFPPERVEIGQKTVTLRIKGPVQLLNDKGFEDLVEARVDVKPGTEVGRRDMPYQVKMPQGCELLEARPDKVSVTVK from the coding sequence ATGAAATCCAACTGGCAGCAGCTCCTTTTGGCCTTCGTGTTGGCCGTCTTTTGCTGGTACCTGGTCACGGGACGGGAGAAGGTGGACAGTTGGGTGCCCATGAAGGTGGAGATGACCGGCATGCCCGACGGGCTGTTCATCAAGGGCGGCATGCTCGGCTCCGTGGAGGTGCTGGTGCGCGGCCCGCGCGGCATGGTGCGCAAGATTGAGGAAAGCCAGTTGGTCTATCCCCTGAATTTGAGCGGCATCACCCCGGGCAAGAACATGGTCGGGCTGGACCCGGTCAACATCCCCATCTCCAAGGTCTTCGACGTGGTGGAGATTCGCCCTTCGCGCATCGAACTCGACGTGGAGCGCCGGGTGTCCCGGGATATCCCGATCAAGCCCGTGCTCGGCTCGCCCGTGCCCGAAGGCTATGTCCTGGCCGGAACCCGGGTGCGGCCCGAGACAGCCCGGGTCACGGGGGCGGAAAAGGCCGTTTCCGCCATTGAGGACATCCGCACCAACCCCCTGACCTTTGGCCCCGCCAGCGGGGCCGTGGTCGAGGAGCGGGTCGGCCTGGCTATTCCCGAAGGGCTGGAGGCCTCGCCGCTTTCGGCCATGGTCACCCTGCATTTCGCCCCGCGCCTGGGCGAGGCCACGGTGCGGGTGCCGGTGCGGGCCTTCCCTCCGGAACGGGTGGAGATCGGCCAAAAGACCGTGACGCTGCGCATCAAGGGACCGGTGCAGCTTTTAAACGACAAGGGGTTCGAGGATCTGGTCGAGGCCCGGGTGGACGTCAAGCCCGGGACCGAGGTGGGGCGGCGCGACATGCCCTATCAGGTCAAGATGCCCCAGGGGTGCGAACTTCTGGAGGCCCGCCCGGACAAGGTTTCCGTGACCGTGAAATAG
- the nifK gene encoding nitrogenase molybdenum-iron protein subunit beta: MALLRHTTPEIKERSALTVNPAKTCQPIGAMYAALGVRSCMPHSHGSQGCCAYHRSTLTRHYKEPIVAGTSSFTEGSSVFGGQSNLLQAIENIFTLYEPNVIAVHTTCLSETIGDDLRQISQKAKDDGKVPDGKHIIYCNTPSYVGTHVTGYANMVKGILKGFAKKTGAPNGKVNIIPGFCEPSDMAEIRRLCGMLGVEIVMVPDTDGVVNGPLTGTYEMFPNYGTTPEEVGTMGDAAGSIGLGRWATAEAVNYLDAEFKVPGKILDLPIGLQATDRFVDALRKMAGVAVPTAVDFERGQVVDAISDYIQYLHGKKVALAGDPDQLLPMVEMLLTLGMIPAYVVTGTGGKLFEERMNALLKDVPYPCKFKNGEQADMYLLHQWIKTESVDLLIGNTYMKYIARDEDIPLIRHGFPILDRMGHQYFPTVGYKGALRMIEKITGAIMDRMDRDCPETKFELQM, encoded by the coding sequence ATGGCCCTTCTCAGACACACCACCCCGGAGATCAAGGAGCGTTCGGCGCTCACCGTCAATCCGGCCAAGACCTGCCAGCCCATCGGGGCCATGTACGCCGCCCTGGGCGTGCGCAGCTGCATGCCGCACAGCCACGGGTCGCAGGGGTGCTGCGCCTACCACCGCTCCACCCTGACCCGGCACTACAAAGAGCCCATCGTGGCCGGCACCAGCTCGTTCACCGAAGGCTCCTCGGTCTTCGGCGGCCAGTCCAACCTGCTCCAGGCCATCGAAAACATCTTCACCCTGTACGAGCCCAACGTCATCGCCGTGCACACCACCTGCCTGTCCGAGACCATCGGCGACGATCTGCGCCAGATCTCGCAAAAGGCCAAGGACGACGGCAAGGTGCCCGACGGCAAGCACATCATCTACTGCAACACCCCGAGCTACGTCGGCACCCATGTCACGGGCTACGCCAACATGGTCAAGGGCATCCTCAAGGGCTTCGCCAAAAAGACCGGCGCGCCAAACGGCAAGGTGAACATCATCCCCGGGTTCTGCGAACCCTCGGACATGGCTGAGATCCGTCGCCTGTGCGGCATGCTCGGCGTCGAGATCGTCATGGTCCCGGACACCGACGGGGTGGTCAACGGTCCCCTGACCGGAACCTACGAGATGTTCCCCAACTACGGGACCACCCCCGAAGAGGTGGGAACCATGGGCGACGCCGCAGGCTCCATCGGGCTGGGACGCTGGGCCACGGCCGAGGCGGTGAACTACCTGGACGCCGAATTCAAGGTGCCGGGCAAGATCCTCGACCTGCCCATCGGCCTCCAGGCCACGGACCGCTTCGTGGACGCCCTGCGCAAAATGGCCGGGGTCGCGGTTCCCACGGCCGTGGATTTCGAGCGCGGCCAGGTGGTGGACGCCATCTCCGACTACATCCAGTACCTGCACGGCAAGAAGGTGGCCCTGGCCGGCGACCCCGACCAGCTCCTGCCCATGGTGGAGATGCTCCTGACCCTGGGCATGATCCCGGCCTATGTGGTGACGGGCACCGGCGGCAAGCTCTTCGAAGAGCGCATGAACGCCCTGCTCAAAGACGTGCCCTACCCCTGCAAGTTCAAAAACGGCGAGCAGGCGGACATGTACCTCTTGCACCAGTGGATCAAAACGGAGTCCGTGGACCTTTTGATCGGCAACACCTACATGAAATACATCGCCCGGGACGAGGACATTCCGCTGATCCGCCACGGCTTCCCGATCCTGGACCGCATGGGGCACCAGTACTTCCCCACCGTGGGCTACAAGGGGGCGCTTAGGATGATCGAAAAGATCACCGGGGCCATCATGGACCGCATGGATCGCGACTGCCCCGAGACGAAGTTCGAACTGCAAATGTAA